A segment of the Malaclemys terrapin pileata isolate rMalTer1 chromosome 1, rMalTer1.hap1, whole genome shotgun sequence genome:
GCCGGTCTCAGGATTAGGCCCCTGCCTTCAAGAGCACCAGGTATATCGAGAGCTATACCAccatttttacttctgtccatgCCCTCACTCATATTCAGGTCTAGGGATTGTTAGCTTGAATTCCCAGCTGACCTTAACTGCTTCAACTGCTCTCAAACAAAGCTCTGTGTTTTAGGCACATATAAAGCATGAAATACACCTGGAAATAAATACATGAAGTAGTTATTCCACATTACTTTAGTTAATTACATTTGTTTGCTTAATTTGAAATACCAGGCCCTGTAAATTTAAGCCCTCAGTCATGCACTTAGTCCCATCAAAACCAATGGTGGTGTTATTATTGTGTACTGTTTTCTTAACGCTACCAGAGTACTCAGATTTGTACAAAACCAAGAAATGAAGACAGTCGCTACTCCAAAGTGATTGTTATAAACATATGTCTCCTGTTCACTCACCTCCTTACATCACAGGAAGTGAAGCCAATCAGTAATTAGCCAGTATTCCAATTTCAAAAATACCTTGTAAAAGCTCGGTTTACCTTTGTGCTAGTAACTGAAGACTCCTGAAGACAGAGAAACTTTCATCATGTATAAATGACTAATAATTACAGCAAAACAAATGGAGAACTTCaaagcagtgggggggaggggaaatggagggaaattCCAACTTATTAGGACATAATTATCTTCTATAGGAAATAAATACTATATTTTAGCAGATAACCAGAGTGCTTTTATACTGAGTTATTTCTGTTTTATGATGCATCATCAAATTTTCGTGTTCCTCATCGAAGAGATGACAGATTTTACCATTTTCTTCtaattatttttctaaatatgACTCTTTATAGGGAAAGGGAGATTTTATAACTTCCAGAGCAGGCTACATTCCACTGAGCAATACCACTCCAATAGGGATAAGCCATCTTTTAagtatatttaaatattcaaCAATGTCTCATATTAATATGATACTGCACTGAATCAATATCGTGACGGCATTTCTGTAGGGCCAATATTCCTCCACTTTCAACCTGTTTATTTTCCATGCATAACCATACCAGTGGGCAAATTTTTATTCTATTCATTAAAATTTACTAATTTTGCATTCAAGTAAACAAGCAATGTTCGTATTGAAAAAAGCCCTGCAttatttgaataaataaatatgattttttttatagttttaagcagtaaattatattttttaacattttaaaataaaatattatggaATATGAATAGCTATAAGTCAGATGTGTAAAATGGCTGAAATCTTATTTTATATAAgacaaaaatcgggacagggaccatctttgtgttttgtgtttgtacagcgccatGAACAATAGACTCATGGTTCATGACTAGGGCTcataggcactacagtaatacaaataatcaataatGATGATAAAGCCAAATGCTctcagagtgcccaggagatacctgtggtccaccctgtcgaacgccttctcctgatccagggacaggagggcgaacgacagaccatccctacacccgagttccaagaggtcctggaccagatacaagttgtcgaagatggtgcagcccgggacggtgtaggtctggtctgggtggatcacctCTGCCTTCATGGTTTTGAAGAAAATCTCAAAAACATTAACCAAATATAAACCAATACAGTGTTATCTCCCTGAGCCTGCAATAAGTCTGAAGCAATAAAGTTGGAGAAGTGTGAAcagccccattcatctcaatggtgTGGTTATCTATGGAGACTAAATATGACTATtcaaatgtcaacattgttaactagTTTTAGCACAAACCTCCAGCTAATATGACAAGTGGTTCTGAAAATACAAGAAGTGCATTGCACTTAATGTAGcaattatatatttatatcacCTACACTATAAATACAGAGTAAATATGCAAAGAAATCAAATGATTAGTTTATgagaagcatttaaaaataccttttacATTTTCATCTGTTCATCTATTTATTTGGCAAGCCTTTTCCCCCAGAAATTTCCAGCAAAGAAATTTCTGAACAGATGAAAATCCAAATTATTGCAAATTCTAAAACATGGGTTAATTAAGTTTGTTAATGTGTaagtttttgtttaataaactgtTAGTCATAATCACTTCTATTTATACTGTAATGTTTATTATAGaaaacatttttcatcaaattAATTGGTCATAAAACTTCCAACACTGTCTCACAGCCCGTTTCAGTGTTCACAGGTTGAGTTACAAGTTTATCATTTGGACCTTACGAAAGGGACTGTTCTCCGTCAGACTTCCTCTGATCTCTAGGAAAACCCCACATCCTGTGCACCTCTTAAGGGAGGTCTTTTGTCCACTGTCCCTGGCCTCgtaccaacccccctcccccagtgcaatgCTCCCCCTGACAGTGCTGCCCCCTCTCCACCGCcccatcctttgtaatctgtggACCTGACCCAAAAGCCACTGATGGTAAAGAAAAGACTTTCCATGTGGGGGGCTTGGAGCAGGCCCTATAAGCACATACCATTCAGACATACATTTTTGTAAATATGGCTCTGTATATGTATAATTTTCAAAAAGATAAAACTTTAGAAATCTAAAACGTCTGCTGGAAAAAATGCATGGGGCAGTGGACAAAAGATATTCAGCTAGAAGAGATGGAGAATAGCTGAGGTTCTCAGGAGTGAAGCTGACCAAAGAACAGGGCTAAGGAAACTTGGGAGCCACAAACAATCATATTTGCTCTATTTAAAGTCTTAAACTCACAGTGGAAGAAAACGTCTTAAATAATGTTCCAGCTTTCTCTGCCTGGCCTCAAAGGTTTTCAACCAGCCAGGCTGCTGTTTTGAATAGAAGCTGGAGGAAGCTGGAGCACTGGTTTAAGCATTTCCCAGTGCACAAAGTTTCAAATAGAAGAAATATGTTTATTTGACAGCCTCCCCAGCTCTGCGgccattccctctccccaccacctcatccctggctctcagtccccctgttaaaatagattaatttaagatttatttatttaaaaaaaaaaacaaaaaacagccacACACCCTGGAAATTCCTACACAAAATATTTCTAGTGAATGTTATTTAGACATTTAATATTCAGCTATTCAAAGCGCACAAGCAAAAcatctaatttttaaaagaaaaacagtaattatttaataacAAGCAAATTTAGCCTCAAAGTATCATTAAAATTTTAGCGCTTTAGAATAGGAAATaccctctcttccctcctctgcatttaaaaaaaaaaaattgctgatgCTAAAAAGACATAGATATTACACTTCGTTTGTTTTTTGCTTCTACGATATTTCACTCTGCTTTTTAACTACGTGGTATAAGATATAAGCTCCTACTGATGCACTGAGTAAGCATACTACTGTATTTTCATTGGTTTCAAgaagagttttgtcactgactttcaTGGAGTAGGAGCAGGCACCAGACCTAAGAACtcagaaaatatttcagtttcatcTACATCAACTCCCACAATGGATACACTAGGAATACACTACTACAACAGATAATATTGCAGGAATCAGCAGGAACTTCAGAAAGACTATTTATTCTATAAATTCCTAACCACCCAAATAATTGTAATTTCTGTTAATTGACAGTGTGTCGTTCACGTTTTCTCAGAAGGTCAAACAGCTAAGAACTTTGCCATAAtgtaagggcatggctacacttgcagatgtagagcatgtgagttaaacccgctttcggagagcgcagtagggaaagcgccgcagtctgtccacactgacagctgcaagcgcactggcgtggccacatttgtggcacttgcagtggcattgggagcggtgcattatgggcagctatcccacagagcacatcTTCCCATTCTGGAGCTGTGGCTTGTGGGAGGGGGGCGTGgagtgcggggcattctgggtcctgtcccaacgccccgtgatgcatcggtttgcatcccagcattccctttgcttccatccacatttggcgccatctttcaacgttttttgtaccgcgcgctctgtcttccctttggtctgtgggaatggagcccgaactgctaaggagtatgctgatgagtctcgccagcacatcacatttggcagtcgagttattccttatgatccaaagtgacagtgagagctccgatgatatcgactcgagtaacgcatatgacacgagtttgcttgtggcattcatggacatgctcatcACCGTGGAATGCctcttttgggctcaggaaacaagcactgagtggtgagatcacatcatcatgcaagtctgggatgacgagcagtggctgcagaactttcggatgagaaaagccactttcatgggactgtgtgatgagctcgcccccaccctgcggcacaaggacacgagattgagcgctgccctgacggtggagaagcaggtggctattgcaatctggaagctggcaattcCAGACAGATaccaatcggtcgctaaccagtttggagtgggaaagtcgaccgttggaatcgtgttgatgcaagtttgcagggccattaatcgcatcctactcagaagaaccatgactctgggtaacgtgaatgacattgtggctggctttgcacaaatgggtttccctgactgcggaggggcgatagatggcacgcatattccaaatctggcaccagcccacctagcttccgagtacattaatcggaaggggtatttctctatggttctcctggcgcttgtggatcaccatgggtgtttcattgacattaatgcaggctggcccggaaaggtgcatgacacacacatctttcagaacactggcctgttcaggaagctgcaagccaggattttttccccagaccagaagatcaccgtaggggaagtcgaaatgtcCATTGtaatccttggagaccccgcttaccctttgATGCCGTggttcatgaaaccctacacagggagccttgacagcagcaaggaacggttcaacaacaggctgagccagtgcagaatgactgtggagtgtgcttttggccgtttaaagggccgctggcgctctctgtatgggaagctggacctggcttaCGACAGAATCCCCGCAGTTATATCcacatgctgtaccctccataacatttgtgaagggaatggtgaaagattcagtcaggcatggaactaggaggttcaacacctggagactgaattttaacagacagagagcagggctattagaggggcccagcgcagggctgcaagTATTAGGGATGcgttgagggagcaatttgaggctgaaagccaccagtaatgtctggtgccctgcacaggagtgaattgcagtggttccaatgttagtaggaatttgtgtttgctacgctgacttgcagtgcctgtttctttcctgggctaaggtatcttttactttatgcaataataaagaatattttcaaagccaaaaaagccatttattgaaaagagacACAACTGTttggggaaacagaaagggcaagggagtggggaacggtacaatcacagatttgtgtatgtcctgtctggagtgctgtgctgcacttcaggatggctatactgcatggtgatgggggttgagtgcagtgggtaataGCTGTAGttttcagagctgtgtggggaaacTACAGGTGTTGGAATCAGCTGGTGGTGGTAAGAACCCAGATGTttgggaaagtgggttggaggtgacatgggggcacaaggaaAAGAGTTTTGGGACCAGGGCTGCCGGGAGGGCGGGCgcggtagtgctccgcctgcattgCTACAAGCACCTGTATCGAGTCCACTTGGCGCTTCATGATGCTTAGCAGCCACTCTGTGCTTTGGTGCCGGCGatccgcattctgctggcggaccctcctttcactctcccgccaCAACTGCACTTTTTGATTTCATTACTTGAATGCGGCATTACTTCATGCAACATGTCTTCCTTGCTTCTACGTGGTCTCTttctgattctttggagtctttcagccggtgataacacaaacggctgagatctcaaggttgcatctgtaaaggcaaaatgcaacacttaacagaggcagcattgttcacaccagacagagcaatgattcccccgtacttacggaaaagcacagtctacacaatatcATAATTTGCCTgtcccaaagcgagcgcacataacTCACGgaagccccaaaatggtgagtaagcacagggtcaagcgTGACTGACTGTTTCacggctgtactgtcctctgggtttccgTGCCTTGAGGACAGCCAACAgtggcagggggcccctatactgaacactgtccccacattttccacaggagttcgtcctggaagatatctcgctgctgagggtgacctgggaagcaagggagggtcttctactgcaatgcagcttccgccctggcccatatgcagcttgcttgtgcgcagcaatggtccccccgcccctcacggcacagtggcgcggacatgttagcctgactgggacaaggaccacagtggctctcccaagaaacctgcacaagcgcattgcccaagttctggatgagaccttttgaagagatcactgaggccgattaccgcgatgtgagagagcacatcaatgccctattccgcatctaggcatgcacgcagccctaaccctcctcgctccaagagcccacaccgaataacttccttgccaaaataaaagccgcttactgGGAACtgcctctggtgtttgtccttccccaagcaccggccgcTGTGACTGgccaccttcctcctggcttgagaacagctcctggctgcatgcatctagggattccggggtgtcttccTCTGCCTCAGCACCTTTGCTCccgctttgctcctcctcctcttcctcctgctcctgccttgttgCACTGGGCTCtaaagtgtccatggtggtccccAGAGTagaggtggggtcgcccccaaggatcgcatccagctctttgtagaaacggcaggtcgtgggggcagcaccggagcggcggtttgcctcacaggctttgtggtaggcattccgcagctccttcactttaaccctgcactgcactgcatcCTGGTCATGGCCTCTTTCTagcatgtcccttgatatctgcccgaaggtatcgtaattcatACGGCTgcagcgcagctgggactggacagcttcctccccccaaacactgctgaggtccagcaactcaccattgctccatactggggctcGTCTGGagtgtggaggcatggtcagctggaaagattcgctgagagcactccacgcctggctgagcaaacaggaaggggatttttcaaaattcccagagaactTAAAGTgcgggtctgacggttggtcacctgagggcagggcagtagagttcaaagtgatgaccagagtggttagcacaggcattgtgggacacttctggaggccgatcaacGCACACTATAGGACCAGGGCGTCcccactggcgccgcagcgcttcAGCGGAGGagcagcaaacattattccacttgccgaggtggattactagcagcgctgtagctgcggagtcagagcgctctacgtgccttgccagtgtggacagggagtgagttagaGCTCACTGGGCAGCTTTAGtacgctctaacttgcaagtgtagccaagccctaagtctcAGCTGAGAGTTTAGGCCTCATTCAGCAAACTACTTGGACACATGCACAATTTAAGTTCATAAGTAATCCATTAACTGTAATGGTTCTACTATGTAGCATTtaaattttcttcttcttctatacTCTTTACAAATATTGCAGAAGTAGCACTTTAACCTTTATTAATTGTCTGGTAAATTATGAGATAAAGTAACTCCATCAACAAACTGATAAAGATGAACATACCAGAAGAATGACAACAAGAAGAAGCAATCTTATGCTCTTTTAAACATACAATTTCTAGAAAGGAAATTGGATCGAGAGATTATATTTGCCTGGATGGGTATTCACAAACTGAAGCTTACATACGGTATTTCCCACGTTTACATTatagtaagctctttgaggcagggaccatctttttgttctgtttgtacagcaccaagccctacaaggtcctggtccatgactggggcttctaggcatgaccacaatacaaacaataagtAGTAATACTAGTTCAAAATAAGGAGTGTCTCCTCATAACATGTTGCACTCAGAGAATACTGATTTACATCTAGCACTGTTGGCTGTTTTGAGTATTACTTAAGGGGTAGAAGATAGTTGGATGTGCAATCAGGGACCCTCTTTTCCCTCCCAGAAACACAATGTAAAAGAAATGTGTCCAAACAAGACATTTTAAAGCAAAGATATGGGATATAGTCTAACTGCAAATGTGACACATTAAATCCTTCTCTCTACCAGAGTTTAGTGTCAGACGCTTTCTCCATTTGAGTAAGAATGTCAACAATTTCAGCTTGATACTGAACTGACTCAGTGGATGGCCTAACATATAAATCATGGGTATAATAGATAAGATAAACACATACCAGTGTAGTCCTCATAACATTCGCAAGTGTAGCCTCCTTCTCGGCTCCGACAAAGCCCATTATTGCCACAAGGGTTGGAGTAGCAGAGATCAATCTCTGTTTCACAATAGTCGCCTGTAAAGCCAGGGGGACACCGGCACCTCAGACCGTTGATGGGATGGATGGGTCGGAACAAAACGGTGTTTGAACTAATAAATGGAGCAGAGCTGTCAAACTTCAACACCGAGACGCACTTCATATAGTTCTCGCAAGGCTCTCGCAAACAGATATTGTCGTCAAAAGGCAGGACCCGCTGCATAGAGATCATGGTCAGTAGCGTCCTGTTGAGGTAGATCTGTTCCTGGAGGTCCTCGGAGGGGAAGAACTTATTTCTAATGCCACCAGGAAGTAAAGCGGAGAATGTTACGTTCAGGATATTGGAGCTGACGTCTGTATCATTTTGAATGTTGAAGACGAAGATGTCATCCTTGGTAGTAGACAGCACCGTCGCCACACCCTccacaaagagagagagcagcGGGGAAAGGAACTTCTCCTGGGACATGTTTTCCAGCCGCACAGTGATACTGTTGGTCAGCATGTCGTCAGTGATGATAGTCACCCTCAGGGTGCAGACTGCTGTGACACTGTGAACACCATCTattggcgggaggggagggggaaagagggggagagagagagagagatcagagttATTTCAAACAACATCCTCTGAAGTGCTTTGGCATACAGACCAGGCTACTGAGGCATTCTCCAATAAACACAACTGAGATGTGAGACATTCCAACCTTCTGGGATGtgaaagggagacagacagaAAGTGCTTTGGCTTCTGCACTGGAAAGAACCTAAGTACAAGGGACATCCAGGTATGCGCTGTCCTAGACTGTTCCACTCAAACAACTGGAAACTGCTAGCAAGACAAATAGCTGTGAGAGGGTTAAGGGCAAGAAACTTCTTCTGATACGTACAGTACCTATCTTACACAAATCACTGCTAGCCTACAACTAATGCTGTGAAGCTGTCACTTTCTGCAGCACAACACCAAAATTATCTTCTCCTGCAGCGGTCTCAGGCTTAAAGTACCAAAACTATGCAGAGCAAGAGAAAGGATTATCAGGGCTTTAGATAAAAGTCATCATAGGGGAAAAGAGCTAACTACATTTGATTTCCTTCAGGAACCTTGTATGAAAGTTAGAGATGGAGCCaattaagccaatctctaatgaAAGCAAGCATTTTTACATTGCCCCATTATGTCTTTGACAGATCCATGTTTGTTTTGCTACAAAACATTTCAATGCACATACAGCAGTGATATCTGATACTAAGGAGTGATGGATGCCAGTACAACCTGCAGTACAGAGTAGACTTATATTAGTACAATGTCTTTGCAAACTTTACAGCATcatttcattatgaaatataatTATTGACCCTGGGCAATGTGATGGGTTCTATATACATTATGTATACCGTATACATAAATGAACACGGAATTTGCAATGAGCAGCTACATCAGAGAGATCAAACCCTCTTGTTTGGCTGTCTCCTTGCTGACGTTAAGGACTCTGTCATTTTTTCactaatatataatattttatttagaaagtACAGATCATAGAGTATTAAATTATTTGTACtatagtagtgcctagaggccccaattgAGATTGTGGCCTcatagtgctaggcactgtacaaagacatagtaagaaacagtccctacTTCAAATATTGCACAATCtaaatacagcagaacctcagagttatgaacaccagagttacaaactgaccagtcaaccacacacctcatttgaaaccAGTCAGGaagcagcagacacacacacacacacacacacacacacgcaagtacagtacagtactgtgttaagtgtaaactattaaaaaaataaagggcacatttcttcttcatagtaaagtttcaaagctgtattaagtcattgttcagttgtaagcttttgaaagaacatccataatgttttgttaaaagttatgaacatttcagagttatgaacaacctccattcccaaggtgttcataattctgaggttctactgtagacaagatggacaaagcaggggaagggaaacagaggcacagagagttggCTGGtcaggtcagtagcagagttgGAACAGCACCCAGCTCTCTAGACTCCCAGTCCAATACCTCATCCACTAACCCAAACTGCCTGCTACATGGTCCTTTCTAATGTCTAACACTGAATAGTCACCTACTATATACATCTTCTCCAGCTAAACTGAGATACACACACTGGGCGTGATTTTGCATCTCTTCAATGTAAATCAGCAGTAATTGCATTTGAATCAATATAAAAccaatgtgagatcagaatccggtCCCAACATTTCATATAtaggctttttttccttttcttttttcgattgttgggttttttgtgttttaatggggTGATAAGCAGAGAATCATCTCGTGCCA
Coding sequences within it:
- the LOC128832239 gene encoding uncharacterized protein LOC128832239 is translated as MPVLTTLVITLNSTALPSGDQPSDPHFKFSGNFEKSPSCLLSQAWSALSESFQLTMPPHSRRAPVWSNGELLDLSSVWGEEAVQSQLRCSRMNYDTFGQISRDMLERGHDQDAVQCRVKVKELRNAYHKACEANRRSGAAPTTCRFYKELDAILGGDPTSTLGTTMDTLEPSATRQEQEEEEEEQSGSKGAEAEEDTPESLDACSQELFSSQEEGGQSQRPVLGEGQTPEAVPNATLRSQPFVLSPAERLQRIRKRPRRSKEDMLHEVMPHSSNEIKKCSCGGRVKGGSASRMRIAGTKAQSGC